A region from the Triticum urartu cultivar G1812 chromosome 1, Tu2.1, whole genome shotgun sequence genome encodes:
- the LOC125554873 gene encoding putative zinc transporter At3g08650 isoform X1, protein MDRKVGVVLVCLLFLLIGEVSAVAQTEVGHVRVTQEAPDLKLEDAGRHDVSQSGRVSVYVVAWSTLAMAAATGLGAVPFFFLELEAQWAGLCNGLAAGVMLAASFDLVQEGQMYGSGSWVVFGILSGGIFIWLCKKILEQHGEVSMLDIKGADASKVILVVGIMTLHSFGEGSGVGVSFVGSKGLSQGLLVTIAIAVHNIPEGLAVSMVLSSRGVSPQKAMLWSIITSLPQAGLIFVHQQYISWDVKKAASTVAGNIYNPALLLAGGLDIPHRDKLNAIPHFPLHLILHDINFGTHPTLKLEGPGCMIWIVIAEVLPDAFKEATPSQVASAGTLAVAFMETLSTVLQGFTDGHGLEDTSGFLVSLVFGLGPLFGGIILVAFSLAFNMPHPLLTGVASGIAFRLASWRPLQLVMSLKMGLFTTLFLLLGGSVFYHLVEASILMVAKHKKSSVNVITSSSGLSLSVLTQQSLLACGCVFLHAYAEGLALGVAARKASGLGRYMVLPVSLHGLPRGAAVASCVYGATDSWRGALAAAALTGFAGPSAAIGAILAKIGYDGLDYWMVIACGALIPSFGRVFRRSLRLDARNSVCGLLIGFGFAWVCLMSTRFICLHTPYCNSAPEAVT, encoded by the exons ATGGATAGAAAAGTCGGAGTGGTTTTAGTCTGCCTGCTCTTCCTACTCATTGGGGAAGTTTCGGCGGTTGCCCAGACCGAGGTTGGTCATGTGCGTGTAACACAGGAGGCACCAGATCTGAAGCTAGAGGATGCTGGTAGACATGATGTGTCCCAAAGTGGAAGGGTGTCGGTGTATGTTGTTGCATGGTCCACGCTTGCGATGGCTGCAGCAACAGGGCTGGGAGCAGTTCCCTTCTTTTTCCTGGAGCTAGAGGCCCAATGGGCGGGCCTTTGCAATGGGTTGGCAGCTGGGGTGATGTTGGCAGCAAGTTTTGATCTTGTGCAGGAAGGGCAGATGTATGGCAGTGGGAGTTGGGTTGTTTTTGGGATTTTGAGTGGAGGGATCTTTATTTGGCTTTGCAAGAAG ATTCTTGAGCAACATGGAGAAGTAAGTATGTTGGATATAAAAGGTGCAGATGCAAGTAAAGTTATTCTTGTTGTTGGAATAATGACACTCCATTCTTTTGGCGAGGGTTCTGGTGTTGGTGTTTCCTTTGTTGGGTCAAAAGGATTATCTCAAGGTCTTTTAGTTACTATAGCTATAGCAGTGCACAACATACCTGAAGGCCTGGCTGTAAGCATGGTACTATCATCTAGGGGTGTCTCCCCACAAAAAGCAATGTTATGGAGTATCATAACATCTTTACCACAG GCAGGACTCATTTTCGTGCACCAGCAGTACATAAGTTGGGACGTCAAGAAAGCCGCAAGCACTGTTGCAGGCAACATTTACAACCCAGCGCTTCTGTTGGCTGGCGGGCTAGACATACCCCATCGCGATAAGCTGAATGCAATACCTCATTTTCCACTCCACCTTATCTTACATGATATTAATTTCGGCACACACCCCACACTCAAACTTGAAGGTCCAG GGTGCATGATATGGATTGTTATTGCAGAGGTTCTTCCTGATGCTTTTAAG GAAGCGACTCCATCTCAAGTAGCCTCTGCTGGAACACTTGCTGTTGCTTTTATGGAAACATTAAGTACCGTGCTTCAGGGATTCACGGATGGCCACGG CTTGGAAGATACATCAGGCTTTTTGGTATCACTTGTATTTGGTCTTGGTCCACTTTTTGGAGGAATTATACTTGTCGCGTTCTCGCTTGCCTTCAACATGCCACACCCTCTTCTTACTGGTGTAGCATCTGGCATTGCCTTCCGTCTTGCTTCATGGAGGCCATTGCAACTTGTGATGTCCTTAAAGATGGGTCTCTTCACCACCTTGTTCCTCCTGCTAGGAGGTTCCGTCTTCTACCATCTCGTGGAAGCAAGCATCCTTATGGTTGCTAAACACAAGAAATCATCCGTCAATGTCATTACATCTTCCAGCGGGCTCTCTCTTAGTGTCCTCACACAGCAATCGCTCCTTGCTTGCGGTTGCGTCTTCCTTCACGCCTACGCCGAAGGGCTTGCACTTGGTGTGGCGGCACGCAAGGCATCTGGTCTAGGCCGCTACATGGTTCTTCCAGTCTCTCTTCACGGCCTACCACGGGGTGCTGCTGTTGCTAGTTGTGTATATGGTGCCACTGATAGCTGGCGAGGAGCCTTGGCAGCTGCAGCTCTGACCGGGTTTGCGGGACCAAGCGCGGCCATTGGTGCAATCCTTGCGAAGATTGGCTATGATGGACTGGACTATTGGATGGTGATTGCATGCGGGGCTTTGATCCCGAGCTTTGGCCGTGTCTTCAGACGCTCGCTGCGGCTGGACGCGAGGAACAGCGTCTGCGGGCTCCTGATAGGTTTTGGTTTTGCTTGGGTGTGCTTGATGTCCACCAGATTCATCTGCTTGCACACCCCTTACTGCAATTCAGCTCCAGAAGCGGTCACATGA
- the LOC125554873 gene encoding putative zinc transporter At3g08650 isoform X2, whose translation MDRKVGVVLVCLLFLLIGEVSAVAQTEVGHVRVTQEAPDLKLEDAGRHDVSQSGRVSVYVVAWSTLAMAAATGLGAVPFFFLELEAQWAGLCNGLAAGVMLAASFDLVQEGQMYGSGSWVVFGILSGGIFIWLCKKILEQHGEVSMLDIKGADASKVILVVGIMTLHSFGEGSGVGVSFVGSKGLSQGLLVTIAIAVHNIPEGLAVSMVLSSRGVSPQKAMLWSIITSLPQPIVAVPAFLCADAFQKVLPFCTGFAAGCMIWIVIAEVLPDAFKEATPSQVASAGTLAVAFMETLSTVLQGFTDGHGLEDTSGFLVSLVFGLGPLFGGIILVAFSLAFNMPHPLLTGVASGIAFRLASWRPLQLVMSLKMGLFTTLFLLLGGSVFYHLVEASILMVAKHKKSSVNVITSSSGLSLSVLTQQSLLACGCVFLHAYAEGLALGVAARKASGLGRYMVLPVSLHGLPRGAAVASCVYGATDSWRGALAAAALTGFAGPSAAIGAILAKIGYDGLDYWMVIACGALIPSFGRVFRRSLRLDARNSVCGLLIGFGFAWVCLMSTRFICLHTPYCNSAPEAVT comes from the exons ATGGATAGAAAAGTCGGAGTGGTTTTAGTCTGCCTGCTCTTCCTACTCATTGGGGAAGTTTCGGCGGTTGCCCAGACCGAGGTTGGTCATGTGCGTGTAACACAGGAGGCACCAGATCTGAAGCTAGAGGATGCTGGTAGACATGATGTGTCCCAAAGTGGAAGGGTGTCGGTGTATGTTGTTGCATGGTCCACGCTTGCGATGGCTGCAGCAACAGGGCTGGGAGCAGTTCCCTTCTTTTTCCTGGAGCTAGAGGCCCAATGGGCGGGCCTTTGCAATGGGTTGGCAGCTGGGGTGATGTTGGCAGCAAGTTTTGATCTTGTGCAGGAAGGGCAGATGTATGGCAGTGGGAGTTGGGTTGTTTTTGGGATTTTGAGTGGAGGGATCTTTATTTGGCTTTGCAAGAAG ATTCTTGAGCAACATGGAGAAGTAAGTATGTTGGATATAAAAGGTGCAGATGCAAGTAAAGTTATTCTTGTTGTTGGAATAATGACACTCCATTCTTTTGGCGAGGGTTCTGGTGTTGGTGTTTCCTTTGTTGGGTCAAAAGGATTATCTCAAGGTCTTTTAGTTACTATAGCTATAGCAGTGCACAACATACCTGAAGGCCTGGCTGTAAGCATGGTACTATCATCTAGGGGTGTCTCCCCACAAAAAGCAATGTTATGGAGTATCATAACATCTTTACCACAG CCAATTGTTGCTGTGCCTGCATTCCTTTGTGCCGATGCATTTCAGAAGGTGCTTCCTTTCTGTACTGGTTTTGCTGCAGGGTGCATGATATGGATTGTTATTGCAGAGGTTCTTCCTGATGCTTTTAAG GAAGCGACTCCATCTCAAGTAGCCTCTGCTGGAACACTTGCTGTTGCTTTTATGGAAACATTAAGTACCGTGCTTCAGGGATTCACGGATGGCCACGG CTTGGAAGATACATCAGGCTTTTTGGTATCACTTGTATTTGGTCTTGGTCCACTTTTTGGAGGAATTATACTTGTCGCGTTCTCGCTTGCCTTCAACATGCCACACCCTCTTCTTACTGGTGTAGCATCTGGCATTGCCTTCCGTCTTGCTTCATGGAGGCCATTGCAACTTGTGATGTCCTTAAAGATGGGTCTCTTCACCACCTTGTTCCTCCTGCTAGGAGGTTCCGTCTTCTACCATCTCGTGGAAGCAAGCATCCTTATGGTTGCTAAACACAAGAAATCATCCGTCAATGTCATTACATCTTCCAGCGGGCTCTCTCTTAGTGTCCTCACACAGCAATCGCTCCTTGCTTGCGGTTGCGTCTTCCTTCACGCCTACGCCGAAGGGCTTGCACTTGGTGTGGCGGCACGCAAGGCATCTGGTCTAGGCCGCTACATGGTTCTTCCAGTCTCTCTTCACGGCCTACCACGGGGTGCTGCTGTTGCTAGTTGTGTATATGGTGCCACTGATAGCTGGCGAGGAGCCTTGGCAGCTGCAGCTCTGACCGGGTTTGCGGGACCAAGCGCGGCCATTGGTGCAATCCTTGCGAAGATTGGCTATGATGGACTGGACTATTGGATGGTGATTGCATGCGGGGCTTTGATCCCGAGCTTTGGCCGTGTCTTCAGACGCTCGCTGCGGCTGGACGCGAGGAACAGCGTCTGCGGGCTCCTGATAGGTTTTGGTTTTGCTTGGGTGTGCTTGATGTCCACCAGATTCATCTGCTTGCACACCCCTTACTGCAATTCAGCTCCAGAAGCGGTCACATGA